CGATGGTCGAAGTGCAGAAATTCGATGAGCTGATCGTGAGTGAGGACCTGTATATTTACGAAGGGAAACTTTTAACGAAAACTCAGCTCGAGTACGAAAAGTTTCGTTTAAAAGAAGAACTGTCGCGCGCTGTTCGTGATTATGAATTCTCTTTTGAGCATATTGAATTCAAGGAGGGCGTCACACTTTACACTTTGGGAAACAGAGTGCGCCTGCACACAAAAACTTTATCCGCAACCAAGGCCCGTGTTACCAGTTTTCCGCAAAATCAGAAGGCACCGCCGGGAGTTCCCGGGCGTTCCGGCGGTCACATCCTTTTTGAAATCGGCGTGGCGGAAGGAAACTTGCTTTTCGAAATGCGCGGTGAAAATGGCGGTGATGGTTTGGCGGGCAAGGCTCCTGACGATTCGTTAAAAGGAGCTTCCGGCAAAGAAGGCATGCCGGCAAATTGTAATAGCCTGCTCATCCCGAAAAGTTTCAATGGCGGCCCCGGGGAGCCAGGTAAAAAAGGGTTTCCCGGCGAAAACGGAGAGCGCGGCGGTGACGCTGGAACTTTGGAAATTCTTGTTCACGAGTCCGGGGCTTTCATGCCTGAAATTAAAAAAATCCCGGGCCAAGGAGGACACGGGGGCGCTGGTGGAGCCGGTGGCGCTGGAGGCGACGGCGGTAAAGCAGGACGAAGATTTCCTTTATGTCCCGAAGCGAAAGCGGGTTCGCCGGGTCCTCAAGGCGCTTCGGGTGATCCCGGGATGCGCGGTGAAGACGGAGTTGCCAACACAGCCTGTATCAACAAAGACACGCGAACGTTTTGTTATTAAGAAATTTCTTCCATCGAATAAGTCAGAATAGTTTGAATCAAAGACTCCACTTGCACGGGCTTCGTTAAATAGTCCGTGCAACCGGCTTCAATGCAGCGGTCGCGATCGTCTTTCATCGCATGCGCTGTCAAAGCAATGATCGGTTTCTTGTATCCGGCCTGCCGTAACTTTCGGGTGGCTGTATAACCATCCATGATCGGCATTTGAATATCCATAAGAATAATATCGTATTCTTGCTCTAGCGCTTTGCTCAGACCCTCTTGTCCGTTCGTTGCCAAAGTGAGTTTGGCTCCGCGCTTGCTCAGCATACGTTGAATAAGGAGGCGATTGTCTTCGACGTCATCGACTAAAAGAATCGATGTGCTGGCAAGCTGTTCGCCTAAATGAGTTTCTTTTGCGGCTCCTGCCGTTTTTTGTGTCGGAAGTTTCTGCGTATCCAGACCGATCCGCACGGTAAATGTGCAGCCTTTGCCGATTTGACTGTCCTCAAGACGAACATCTCCGCCCATCATCTGCGCCAGACGGCGGGACAATAACAATCCCAGTCCTGTGCCTTCGTATTTTCTGGAAACAGAGCTGTCGATTTGGCTGAAGGGTTGAAATAATAAAGATCTTTGATCTGGCGCAATTCCAACCCCGGTGTCTTTGATCGTGAATAAAAGCGCGTGGTCTGCCACTTCGTAAGTCATTCGCACGAAACCTTTTTCGGTGAACTTAATTGCATTGCCCAAAATATTGGTCAGGATTTGGCGTAAGCGCAATGGATCCGCATAAATCAAATCCGGCACAATCCCACGACGGTTAAACTCGACGTGAATGGGTTTTTCGCCAACGCGGGAAACCATCATCACGTGGATGTCTTCAAGAAGAGCAGTTAAAGAAAACTGCGTTCTGTCGATTTCTAAGTGGCCCGCTTCGACTTTCGAAAGATCCAGAATATCATTAATAATGCGGGTGAGATTTTCACCCGTGCGATGAATGATGTTCACGTATTGCAGGCGTTCGTTTTCAGAAAGGTTTGGATCTTTTAAAAGCTCCGAAAATCCGATCACGGCGGCCAGGGGAGTGCGAATTTCGTGACTCATGTTTGCCAAGAAAAGACTTTTTAATTGGCTGGCTTGCTCGGCTTGGCGGCGCTCGCCGATACTGCTGCGAAGATCGAAAGCCATTTTATTCAGCGATTCTGCCAGTTGCCCAAGTTCGTCGCCTGAACGCACGGGAACGTAAACATCAAACTCGCCTTGTCCCACTTTGTGAGCGGCCGTATTAAGTTCCCGAAGTCCTTTGGAAAGATTACGGCTGAAAGAAACTGTAAGGAAAAGACCGGTGCTTTCCACAATCAACACGGCAAGAATAAGCGTGATCATCAGAATTTCTTCAAGCCAGCGTGAACCTTCCCCTAAAGTGTAGGAAAAACTTCCCTCAAGGACGGTCAGACGGTCATTGAGTTCGTCGATTTTATTCAGTGTTTGAATGATCTGTTTTTCATCGGCGCCGGAAGAGATTTCTTTGTGCAGTCGTTCTCCGTAAGAAATCAATTCTTGCGTGAGATCATCTCCTTGCTTCCAGATTTTAATCGCCTTATCCACGTACTTGAAGCTGTTAAAATTCATTATTAGATTAATCACGCCGGGAATGTCGTCAGAGTGAATTTTCCCCTGGATAAAGCCTTCATGAGCCCCCGTAAGATCGGGAGGATTCTGTTCTAAAGAACGGCGTGCTTTACTATCCCCTAATGGAATTTGCAGATTTTCTCGAAAGGCATCATAGAGCTGTGGATCGCGCGTGCGTGCATATTTATGCAAACTGATCACCGCGTCTTTTTGCGCTTTCGACCACAAGCTTTCGCCGGTGACAAAAGCGCGAACGGATGAAAGTGTCTGCATCGCGAAGTAAAGGGACCCCAATTCGATCGCAACCAAAAAGGCCATGACGCCTATGACGGCATAAAGTTTTTTAGCAACTGACAGATATTTCCAAAATCGACGAAGACCCATATGTTAATTATCGGCTTCCTTAAAAAGAATATAAACAAAATTTTTTTTCATGAGGAGGACTTAACTCGACTGAAGACATAAAAAAACCTCTTCCGAGAAAGAGGTTTTTCAGAGGAGATTGCAATCCCTTAATGCTGATTAATCAAGATAAGAAGTTTTGAGTTTTTGCTCATCTTTATGTCGTTCTAATCCGAAACCAATCAGTTTTGTAATGAGTTCTTTGTATCCGACACCGGTTGCTTCCCACATCTTGGGATACATGGAAATCTTCGTGAAACCTGGGATCGTGTTGATTTCATTGATGTAAATATCTCCATTGTCCCGTAAAAAGAAATCCACGCGA
This region of Bdellovibrio sp. 22V genomic DNA includes:
- a CDS encoding response regulator, which translates into the protein MGLRRFWKYLSVAKKLYAVIGVMAFLVAIELGSLYFAMQTLSSVRAFVTGESLWSKAQKDAVISLHKYARTRDPQLYDAFRENLQIPLGDSKARRSLEQNPPDLTGAHEGFIQGKIHSDDIPGVINLIMNFNSFKYVDKAIKIWKQGDDLTQELISYGERLHKEISSGADEKQIIQTLNKIDELNDRLTVLEGSFSYTLGEGSRWLEEILMITLILAVLIVESTGLFLTVSFSRNLSKGLRELNTAAHKVGQGEFDVYVPVRSGDELGQLAESLNKMAFDLRSSIGERRQAEQASQLKSLFLANMSHEIRTPLAAVIGFSELLKDPNLSENERLQYVNIIHRTGENLTRIINDILDLSKVEAGHLEIDRTQFSLTALLEDIHVMMVSRVGEKPIHVEFNRRGIVPDLIYADPLRLRQILTNILGNAIKFTEKGFVRMTYEVADHALLFTIKDTGVGIAPDQRSLLFQPFSQIDSSVSRKYEGTGLGLLLSRRLAQMMGGDVRLEDSQIGKGCTFTVRIGLDTQKLPTQKTAGAAKETHLGEQLASTSILLVDDVEDNRLLIQRMLSKRGAKLTLATNGQEGLSKALEQEYDIILMDIQMPIMDGYTATRKLRQAGYKKPIIALTAHAMKDDRDRCIEAGCTDYLTKPVQVESLIQTILTYSMEEIS